Proteins found in one Serinicoccus marinus DSM 15273 genomic segment:
- a CDS encoding LURP-one-related/scramblase family protein — protein sequence MHLLEHDVWVMDQVTGFLGNDFVIHAADGQEIGRIRTGGSALGRMLMGSRELTVIDRDETPLLRLQDSMTLGRERMVMTDGTGGPLAQLVKRFSLFKTRFTVDFDGQPLDLTGSVWGFDFTMSGPRGQMATVARSWSGVTRALLGRSRYVVHLTPELAARERLVVLGTVIALDLVRAKQHRSSAG from the coding sequence ATGCACCTTCTCGAGCACGACGTCTGGGTGATGGACCAGGTCACCGGTTTCCTCGGCAACGACTTCGTCATCCACGCCGCGGACGGTCAGGAGATCGGACGGATCCGCACCGGCGGGAGCGCGCTCGGGCGGATGCTCATGGGCAGCCGCGAGCTGACCGTGATCGACCGTGACGAGACCCCGCTGCTGCGGCTGCAGGACAGCATGACCCTCGGGCGCGAGCGCATGGTGATGACCGACGGCACCGGTGGGCCGCTGGCGCAGCTGGTCAAGCGGTTCTCGCTGTTCAAGACCCGGTTCACGGTGGACTTCGACGGGCAGCCGCTCGACCTGACCGGCAGCGTCTGGGGCTTCGACTTCACCATGTCCGGCCCGCGCGGCCAGATGGCGACGGTCGCCCGCAGCTGGTCCGGCGTCACCCGGGCGCTGCTCGGCCGCAGCAGGTATGTCGTGCACCTCACGCCCGAGCTGGCGGCCAGGGAGCGCCTCGTCGTGCTGGGCACGGTCATCGCCCTTGACCTGGTCCGGGCCAAGCAGCACCGCTCCTCCGCCGGGTAG
- a CDS encoding TfoX/Sxy family protein — MAYDEALAQRIRDLLAGEPGVTEKAMFGGLAFLVDGRMAVAATGDQGVMIHIEEAMARELCAREGIAPMEMRGRPMREWVRSEDVGADDHLLEEMVWMGVGWARAQPPR, encoded by the coding sequence GTGGCCTATGACGAGGCGCTGGCGCAGCGCATCCGCGACCTGCTCGCGGGGGAGCCGGGGGTTACCGAGAAGGCGATGTTCGGCGGCCTGGCCTTCCTCGTCGACGGGCGCATGGCGGTCGCGGCCACGGGGGACCAGGGGGTGATGATCCACATCGAGGAGGCGATGGCGCGCGAGCTGTGCGCCCGCGAGGGCATCGCCCCCATGGAGATGCGCGGCCGTCCGATGCGGGAGTGGGTGCGCAGCGAGGACGTCGGGGCGGACGACCACCTGCTGGAGGAGATGGTGTGGATGGGGGTCGGGTGGGCGCGGGCGCAGCCACCGCGGTGA
- a CDS encoding thioesterase family protein — MGASPGRSGCRGAGRTRRWPRGYAADLTDGWAVGGGLNGGYLLAVIGNALRSANPTKPDPISMSAYYLSASVAGPATVQTRTVREGRSTTTVAADLVQGEEVRITALATYGDLCRLTDEVATTADELVLPPPEECVPNTMAPEELRRFAPLMDRFEMLFDPAYAGWAVGEPSGRGALQAWFRLKEGREPDPVSLLTVVDALPPVTFDLGRTGWAPSMELTAHVRAVPAPGWLRVRHATRTMAGGMFEEDCEVWDSAGRLVAQSRQFARVPR, encoded by the coding sequence ATGGGCGCGTCGCCGGGACGGAGCGGTTGCCGGGGCGCTGGAAGGACTCGGAGGTGGCCCAGGGGGTATGCCGCCGACCTCACCGACGGGTGGGCCGTCGGTGGCGGCCTCAACGGTGGCTATCTGCTGGCCGTCATCGGCAACGCCCTGCGGTCAGCCAACCCGACGAAGCCGGACCCGATCTCGATGTCGGCGTACTACCTCTCGGCCTCGGTCGCCGGTCCGGCGACCGTGCAGACCCGCACCGTGCGCGAGGGCCGGAGCACCACCACCGTCGCGGCCGACCTGGTCCAGGGCGAGGAGGTGCGGATCACCGCGCTGGCGACCTACGGCGACCTCTGCCGGCTCACCGACGAGGTCGCTACGACCGCCGACGAGCTCGTCCTGCCCCCGCCCGAGGAGTGCGTGCCGAACACGATGGCACCCGAGGAGCTGCGCCGGTTCGCGCCGCTCATGGACCGGTTCGAGATGCTCTTCGACCCGGCCTACGCCGGCTGGGCGGTGGGTGAGCCGAGTGGTCGCGGCGCGCTGCAGGCGTGGTTCCGCCTGAAGGAGGGGCGCGAGCCGGACCCGGTCTCGCTGCTCACCGTCGTCGACGCGCTGCCCCCGGTGACCTTCGACCTCGGCCGGACGGGGTGGGCGCCGAGCATGGAGCTCACCGCGCACGTCCGCGCGGTGCCGGCACCCGGCTGGCTGCGGGTGCGGCACGCGACCCGCACCATGGCGGGCGGGATGTTCGAGGAGGACTGCGAGGTGTGGGACTCCGCCGGTCGCCTCGTCGCGCAATCCCGCCAGTTCGCCCGGGTCCCGCGCTAG
- a CDS encoding homocysteine S-methyltransferase family protein, with protein MTDTHTPNDPTTTPAPGLVERLDEGPVICAEGFLFELERRGYLTAGEFVPEVALEFPDALRALHRDFQRAGSDIVEAFTYNGHREKMRVIGKEELLEPLNRAALQIARSVADELPGNLVAGNISNSNLWDPSDPDAQREVRSMFEEMVGWAVEEGADLIVGETFYYAGEAQAALEIAKASGLPVVLTVAPMAGEQMRDDVGIVEVCQRLEQGGADVVGMNCFRGPATMLPWLRQIREAVSCHVAALPVPYRTTDAEPTFFNLTDDNGVMVPSPHGRTFPTALDPLSCNRYEVGAFAAEAYALGINYLGVCCGASPMLLRQVAEAVGLTTEASRFSENMQNHFMYGDNVRLPEHIKALGGTA; from the coding sequence ATGACCGACACGCATACCCCCAACGACCCCACCACCACTCCTGCACCCGGCCTGGTCGAGCGCCTCGACGAGGGCCCGGTGATCTGCGCCGAGGGCTTCCTCTTCGAGCTCGAGCGGCGCGGCTACCTCACCGCTGGGGAGTTCGTCCCCGAGGTGGCCCTGGAGTTCCCCGACGCGCTGCGGGCGCTGCACCGTGACTTCCAGCGCGCCGGCAGCGACATCGTCGAGGCGTTCACCTACAACGGCCACCGCGAGAAGATGCGGGTCATCGGCAAGGAGGAGCTGCTCGAGCCGCTCAACCGGGCCGCCCTGCAGATCGCCCGGTCCGTGGCCGACGAGTTGCCCGGCAACCTCGTGGCCGGCAACATCTCCAACAGCAACCTGTGGGACCCGAGCGACCCCGACGCCCAGCGCGAGGTGCGCTCGATGTTCGAGGAGATGGTCGGGTGGGCCGTCGAGGAGGGCGCCGACCTCATCGTCGGCGAGACCTTCTACTACGCGGGCGAGGCGCAGGCCGCGCTGGAGATCGCGAAGGCCAGCGGGCTCCCCGTGGTCCTCACCGTCGCGCCGATGGCCGGCGAGCAGATGCGCGACGACGTCGGGATCGTCGAGGTGTGCCAGCGGCTGGAGCAGGGCGGCGCCGACGTCGTGGGCATGAATTGCTTCCGCGGCCCGGCCACGATGTTGCCGTGGCTGCGGCAGATCCGGGAGGCCGTGAGCTGCCACGTCGCTGCGCTGCCGGTCCCCTACCGGACCACCGACGCCGAGCCCACCTTCTTCAACCTCACCGACGACAACGGCGTGATGGTGCCCTCGCCGCACGGCCGCACCTTCCCGACCGCCCTGGACCCGCTGTCCTGCAACCGCTACGAGGTCGGGGCCTTCGCCGCCGAGGCCTACGCGCTCGGCATCAACTACCTCGGCGTGTGCTGCGGCGCCTCCCCCATGCTCCTGCGCCAGGTCGCCGAGGCGGTCGGCCTGACCACCGAGGCCAGCCGCTTCTCGGAGAACATGCAGAACCACTTCATGTATGGCGACAACGTCCGGCTGCCGGAGCACATCAAGGCGCTCGGCGGGACCGCGTGA
- a CDS encoding DUF664 domain-containing protein — MSDAPPWEPPVAGDEIGHLLGALDRQRMTFWWKAEGLDAEGLRARVGATSLTLGGLLKHLTGVEVTAGTWRMDGSSPGSPWTDVDWEAQPDWDFTSAADDSPEQLYSGYVEAVAATRARQRAYIEEHGLDHIIEWGKQWGVDMSLRRMFFDILEEYARHTGHADLLREAVDGRVGEDPPPDWAPPAEWT, encoded by the coding sequence ATGAGCGATGCACCTCCCTGGGAGCCCCCGGTCGCGGGCGACGAGATCGGCCACCTCCTCGGCGCGCTGGACCGGCAGCGCATGACGTTCTGGTGGAAGGCCGAGGGCCTCGACGCCGAAGGGCTGCGCGCCCGCGTGGGAGCCACCTCCCTCACCCTCGGTGGGCTGCTCAAGCACCTCACCGGCGTCGAGGTGACGGCCGGGACCTGGCGGATGGACGGCTCCTCGCCCGGCAGCCCGTGGACCGACGTCGACTGGGAGGCCCAGCCCGACTGGGACTTCACCAGCGCCGCGGACGACAGCCCCGAGCAGCTCTACTCGGGGTATGTCGAGGCCGTGGCCGCGACGCGGGCCCGGCAGCGGGCATACATCGAGGAGCACGGCCTGGACCACATCATCGAGTGGGGCAAGCAGTGGGGCGTCGACATGAGCCTGCGCCGGATGTTCTTCGACATCCTCGAGGAGTATGCCCGGCACACCGGCCACGCCGACCTGCTGCGCGAGGCGGTCGACGGCCGGGTGGGTGAGGACCCGCCGCCGGACTGGGCGCCGCCCGCGGAGTGGACCTGA
- a CDS encoding acyl-CoA thioesterase, whose amino-acid sequence MTPAGKAPEESRLTLSQIMGATDTNLLGTVHGGVLMRLADSLAGVVTARHSGGPTVTVAIDEMVFVTPVQVGDVLHLHSQVNWAGTSSMEAGVRLMADRWDRTDPPIHVASAYLVFVAVDEEGSSRQVPPLLPQTEEERRRFREAEIRRSHRLARRDAIVSSRAIDPEPAQG is encoded by the coding sequence GTGACGCCTGCCGGCAAGGCGCCGGAGGAGTCGCGGCTCACCCTGTCGCAGATCATGGGTGCCACCGACACCAACCTCCTCGGGACGGTGCACGGCGGTGTCCTCATGCGCCTGGCCGACTCGCTCGCCGGCGTCGTCACCGCACGTCACAGCGGTGGCCCGACCGTCACCGTGGCCATCGACGAGATGGTCTTCGTCACCCCGGTCCAGGTCGGCGACGTGCTGCACCTGCACTCCCAGGTCAACTGGGCGGGGACGAGCTCGATGGAGGCCGGGGTGCGGCTCATGGCCGACCGGTGGGACCGCACCGACCCGCCGATCCACGTCGCGAGCGCCTACCTCGTCTTCGTCGCGGTCGACGAGGAGGGCAGCTCGCGCCAGGTCCCCCCGCTGCTGCCGCAGACCGAGGAGGAGCGGCGGCGGTTCCGGGAGGCGGAGATCCGGCGTTCGCACCGCCTTGCGCGCCGCGACGCCATCGTGAGTTCGCGTGCGATCGACCCGGAGCCGGCGCAGGGGTAG